CAGTACGGGTGGAATCCAGTTTGAACCAGGGAACTGCGGCACGGTGTAGTTCAGGAGATGCCCGAGCATGGGGCTGAAGAACACGACGGGGAGGGACAGGATCAAGGTGAGCCAGAAACGGTTCTTGAACATGGCAGTACTGTGCCCGGCATGCTGACCTCCGCTATGCACAGCATGGTCATCATCAGTCATGCCGCCATGACTGAGCGAGGAGTGATCCGGCATCGTTTCACCGGCAATGTGGTGTTCTTCAGGCAGGTCCTGATGCGGGTCCCGAGGTGGTCCTGGATTGGCGGATGGTCGTTCGATGGGATGGTGGCGCTTGTCCATGTCACTCCTGGCTCAGTGGGGCAGAAAAAGTTGGGTGCTGTTTATTCTGCGGTGAGGGAATAGCCAGCTTTTTCAACAGCGGCTTGCACGGTATCGCGGCTGGCATCGCCTGTGACGGAAAGCGTTGAGACTGCGCCGGATATCAGTTCAACTGTGGCCGAATCCACTCCCGATAACGCTGCTACGGCCGTTTCTACGCTTTTCACGCAATGCCCGCACGTCAGTCCTTCCAACGCGTAGCTCGTGTCTGCAGTTTCGGTGGGAACTGCTTCGGCCAGAACTGCTTTGGACGCAACTGCGGGAGATGAGTTCATGGACGTTGAGTCGGTGGAGCAGCACCCGCAGCCGCTGCCGGAAACGGGTGTCAGGGTGAGATCATTAGGGGTGTTACTTGCGCACATGTCAGTTATTTCCTTTGAATGAGGATGGAGGGTGCGTTGGGGTTGAACGGCAGTGGCGGCCGGAATAATCCTCGGTCGAGACAAACTACTTCATTGACAACAGACCCAACATACCCCCTAGGGGTATGTTGGGTCAAGGTGATGCGAAGCACATTCGCTGAAGCTTAGGGACTGTTTCGCCAATACTGGTTTCCTGCAACCGGGGCACTAGGAGAAATTAACTACGTAGGGAAAATTGTTAATGGCAGGAGTGAAGACTCTACGCCCGGACTGACCGGTCCTGCTGGATTGTCCTGGCGTTGCCGATGACCCAGGGAACATGCCACCGCGTACTGTGAGGATGGTGGCTGAAATAACGGCCTTGCCGCTGTGGCAGTGAAGTCGCCCGGAACCAAATTGCCATATTCGAACGCCGGGTTTCACTCAGCGGAAGTATGGGGATCCTTAGCTTGGGTAGTCCACCACTCGCCCGGGGCAGCCACAGTGAACCGTCGGCCGGTGATAGAGCTCGGAGTAATTCGGAGGAAAGCATTCTTACTGCCGGAATGCCAAGGAAAAAGCATGATTGAAAAGCTGTCAAGAACCTCCTCGGTTGAACTGATCAAAGTACACATACCTTTAATGACAACACTCCACGCAACGCCGCTGATGGCATCAACCCCGTCAGCTTCCAGAGCCACGGCAGTGTCCCCCAAGGCGGCGGAGAGCTTGGTTCCTGGCGCCGTGCGAAAGACCAGTGTGCCGTGGTCCACTGCAAAATTTATGGGAAAGATATCCGGATGATCTTCTACCCAAAGGCCCAGTCTGCCGACAGAGACTCCGCGGAGCAAATCCCAGCACTCGTGGGCAGGGAGCTCTTCCGTATGGGCGTGGGCTGGGGTATCCGTCATGGCATAGATTCTAAGTGTGTTCCAGTGGCGTGGGTAGGGTCCAAAGACCCGCAGCAGAGTTCTTGCTTCTGTTCTGGGCCATCTCCAACGTTGCTAGTCAGGGGCAGTGATATAACGCTGCACTGATATAGCGCTGCACTGATATGACGCCGGTGGGAGAGCGGCAGTGGGAGAGCGGCAGTGCCAGAGCGGCAGTGCCAGCACCGCCGTGGCGGCCGAGACTAGAGACGGCGCATGAAGAGACGGACTATGAAGAGAAAGAGTATGACATGCCAGAAAAAGAAAACACCAGCATCAAAGATCCTGACATGTATCAGGCGCTCCGAGACGACGGCGCGTCCCAGCAAAAAGCCGCCCGCATCTCCAATGCAGCCGCTAAGAAGGGCCGCAGCTCAGTCGGGCGCAAAGGCGGTAAAGCCAACTCTTATGAGGAGTGGACTGTGGAACAGCTGCGTACCAAAGCAAAAGAAATCAATTTGACCGGGTATTCGCGTAAGCGCAAGGGAGAATTGATAGAAGCACTAAGGGATTCCTGACTATCAAAGTTTCAGCACCTGAACAAGACAGCACCTGAACAAGACAGCACCTGAAGAAGACAGCACCTGAACGTCTGCGGATGACCCGCGCCCACGGCAGCAACCAGGGCACGCCATGGGGAGTAACAATCTCGAGCAAATATTGACCTAAATACAGTAACGCTATCTAATGAACTCGTGTCCATCGATAGCAGAGCCACTGAGATAGCCAGCCGGTTGCACCTGCAAGCAGACAGCATGCAGGTGGGGGACAAGATGCCCTCGGTGAGAGCACTGTCGAAAGCGTTTGGGGCGAGTCCGGTGACAATCACGGCCGCCATTAGCTCACTCACAGGTCTAGGTGTGGTGCGTGCTGAACCGGGACGTGGCACGTTTGTGGCCGAGCGGGACAAATTTATCGAAGCGGACTATGCATGGCAGTCATCAACCCTTGGCCGCTCGCGCGTTGATGCTAGCCGTGCCGATCCGAACCGGGCAGGCAGGCCAGGAGTCAAAGGAACCGCTGGTCATGTTCAGCTCTCATGGGGCTACTTGGCACCAGAGCTACAGCCTTTCGATGAACTTCGCACTTTGGCGGCCCGCTGTGCCAAAAGCCATCGGGCTTGGACCATAGCGCCCCCCATGGGACTTCCAGAGTTGCGCAGTGCTTTCGCCGCAGAACTGCGGGCAAGCCCAGAAGACATGCTGATCATGCCCGGCGGCCAGCAGTCGCTGGTCTTTGCCATGCGCACACTTGCCGATCCCGGTTCCACGCTCATCACCGAAAGCCCTAGCTATCCCGGAGCCACCATCGCCGCGCAGGCAGCTGGTCTGCAGCTGGCACCAGTACCAGCAGATTCGCACGGGATACGGCCTGACAAGCTCGCTGAGACACTTGAGCGGACTCAGGGCAAGCTCATTTACCTGCAACCAAGCTACGCCAACCCCACAGGATCGATCTTGAGTCCTGAACGGCGTGTAGAGGTTCTTGCCCTAGCTAAAAAACACGGTGCGTTCATCATTGAGGATGACTGGGCTAGGCACCTTTCCCTTGAAGGGTCAGCGCCGCTGCCGCTGTTTACGCAAGATTCGGATGGACACGTTGTTTCGATTGCCACTCTCAGCAAGCCGGCGGCCCCAGGTCTCCGCGTTGGTGCCATAGCGGCACGTGGGCCTGCTGGTGAGCGTCTGCGCACGGCTCGCATTGCCGACGATATGTGTGTTCCGGCCCTGACACAGGAGATCGCGCTGGGGTTGCTGGCTTCTAGCGCCTGGCCTCGTCATCTTAAGCGCCTGCGAGCAGGCTTGCGCGAGCGCCGCGACGCCATGATGGCACAGGTACACTCCTCAATGATGGGAGCGCGGGTGGAGCACGTCCCCACCGGCGGCATCCACCTGTGGGTGAAATTGCCGGCTGGAACTGACTCAACGGCGCTCACGGCAAGGGCGCATACAGCTGGCGTGCTAATCGGTGACGGCAAACAGTTTTATGTTGACGAACCACCTGCCGCGCACCTTCGACTTTCTTATAGCGCCGCGTCAATTGCGCAGATTCAGGAAGGTGTCCGGCTCGTGGCCACGCTGCTATAGGACTGTTGGCAGTTACCCTACTTTTTACAGCTACAGTCCTGTGGGTTCGGGCAAGCCCAGGAGCGCATTTTCAACCAGTTCGGACAATGCTGGATGGATCCAGTACTGCTTGCTGGCCACCTCATGCGCGGTTTGACCAAAATGCATGGCCTGGATCAGTGGCTGGATGATGGTGGCGGCCTCGGGGCCGATCATTTGTGCGCCCAGGAGTTTGCCGGTGGCAGGATCGGCTAACACTTTCAAGAAGTGGCCAGTGTCCTCGCGTGCCCAACCGGCAGCGATATCGGCATATTTTTGCACCTTCACCGCATGGGGAATGCCAGCCTTGACGGCGTGGGCCTGGGTCATCCCCACGGATGCGATTTGCGGATCGGAGAACACCGCGGCCGGCACAAAGCGATGGTCAGAGCGGATTCGCTTCTCTGGGTTGGCCAAGTTGTGCTTGACCACCTTGGCTTCGTGGTTGGCCACATGCTTGAGTTGGTAGTGCGAAGATATGTCGCCAAGCGCGTAGATTCCCTCTACGCCTGTGCGCTGGAATTCATCAACCACCACACGGCCATGGTCATCCAAATCCACCCCGGTTTTTCCCACATCCAGATTTGCCCCGTTGGGGTCCCGGCCAATAGCGACGAGGAAGAGTTCGCAGTGAACAGTAGCCAACCCATTCGGGTCCTCTACCTGAAGTTCGACGCCGTCGGCTGAGTTCTCCACGCTGTGCACCGTTGTGTTGAGCAGGACTTTGTAGCGGGCTGAAGCTTCCTTGGTGAACTGTGCAGATACGTCCGCGTCTTGGGACTTGAGCAGCCGAGAACCGCGTGCGATCTGTGTGACGCGGACGCCAAAGGAAGAAAAAACATGCGCAAACTCGGCCGCGATATACCCGCCACCCAAAATCGCGATGCTGGCCGGCAATTGGGCTAGTCGCATGATTGTGTCAGAAGTATGGAACGCAGTGCCGGGACCGGAAGAGCCCGGAACAGTGGCAAGGCCCGGCAGCTGAGGGACCACCGCATGCGAACCTGCGGCCAGCACAAACCTCTCAGCCGTTACCTCTGTTGTACCGCCGTCGTGCAGGTCAACACGCAAAGACTTATGCCCGGTGAACTTTCCCCGCCCGGCAAACACCGTGATGTTTGGGCACTCGGGGCCCTCTCGATACTCCCGTCCACCGGCTTCTATGGCGTCGATACGGCCAAAGATTCGATCCCTGATGCCCGGCCAATCAACTGAATTCAGCTGTGCATCGATCCCTAGCAGGCTACCGTGCCGGGTGGCGTCAGCAAGCTCGGCCGGGTGGACAAACATTTTGGTGGGAATACAGCCCACATTCAAACACGTCCCGCCGAAGGAGCCATCCTCAATAATGGCAATATTCCAATGATCAAATTCCGGACCGGGGATCGAGTTTCCTGAACCGGTGCCGATGATGACTAAATCGAAGTGAGGCATACTCCTGCTTTCATTGACTGAGAATGGACGTGCCGAATTCTCTCCCAAGGCTACCGGTCAGCGGGGCGGGCCAGGACGCTACTTAGCTCATCGGCCAAGGAAGTTGATCCAGCACACACTCCCGCTATGGAGTGAAGTGGGCGTGCTGGCTGACCCGCTGCAGGCTGGTGCATTCAGGGGCCTGCCGTGGGTGGCATCACTCGCCTGTGGGCCGTTTTCGCAGTGACTTGGTGGCTGAACGCTGGGATTTGGCTGCTTGGTGCCGACGTTTAGAACCGCGTGTGGGCTTGGTTGGACGCCGTGAGGGAGCCTCCGGGGCTAGGCCGGTGGCAATAATCTGGGCGAGCTTGGCCAAGGCAGTTTCACGGTTCCGTAGCTGCGAACGTTGTTCCGATGCGGCCACCGTGATAACCCCAGAGTTGAGCCTGGGCCCCAAGTGTGTTGCCAATTGGGCCCGCTGCTCATCATCCAGGGTGGCCGAGCCCAAGACATTCCAAAACAGTTCTACCCGGCTATCCGAAGTGTTGACGTGCTGTCCGCCTGGACCCGACGAGCGTGAAAAACGCCAGCCAAGCTCCGCGGCTGGAATCGTGAGCGTGGGTAATACCTCCAGGTCCATGTGCCAAGTCTTGCACGCGTGATGTGAAGGGCAACCATGCGCCAGTCATCCCGGAACCGGATCAACTCACAAAAGTCTCTATAAATGCTGTCCGGCCAAGATGCTAACTTCTTCTGGGGTTGGGCGCGCCAGGCGTGCATCAAGTGTAACTTGCAGCCTGGCTGCAGCCACCTGAACCCGATGGGGTAAGGTGCTCCTGGTTTCGCTCCGTGGCTCCGGAGCAAGAGCAATGTGTTTGTTTGAGCTCTCACCCAGTGGATTACTAACGGAGACCCAGGCAACGTCAAACAGCTCCAATTCCTCGGTACGAGCCAACGAGCTGTGCGCGAGGACCTCCAAAGTGGCTAGTCCGAGGGCTTTGGTACCCTCACTGCTAGAAAGCGCTCGGTCAAGGGCCCATTGGGCGCGACGCCACCATTCACTGCGGTCATCGGCAAGGCGCTGTTGGTCAAGTACTTTCTTATCCGATTCCCCTTTTTGAGCCAACTGGAGTGCATCAGCTATAGCCCGCTGCCTGAGCGTAAACCCGCCAACGACTGCGGCAACAATGGCGCCTATGAGAACAGCGAGGGGGCCCAATGCGGCCAGTACCTCCCACCATCGGGCTGGGCCCGAAGCTAGGTCCACGATGGCCAGGGTTTGTGACTGGTTCATGTCGCCAGTGTAGATGAACGTACTCACCGGCTAACGCATATTGGCGATGAATGAACCTAGACTCAGAGTGAGTAACCCATAACAGCTGGGCGATAGACACCAAGAAGTTCAAAACGGGCTCAATCGTCTCAGTGGTGTCCATGCAACAGCCAGATCAGAAGGAATCATTATGAGCACTCCTGCCACCAACACAGAGCTGGGCCAACGTTCGGATGTGCTCAACCTCGACGCTTTGTTCAGTGCGCAGGAGCTTGAACTACGCGGCACAGTGCGCAGCTTTGTGGATGAGCGCATCCGCCCAAATATTGCCCGCTGGTATGACGGGGCCTTGTTCCCCGTAGAGCTTGTGAAGGAAATGGGGTCGCTGGGTTTACTGGGAATGACGCTAAAAGGGTATGGCTGCCCGGGGCGCTCCGCCGTTGAATACGGGTTGGCCGCCATGGAACTTGAGGCCGGCGATTCGGGTCTGCGGACATTTGTCAGCGTACAAGGCTCGTTGGCCATGACTGCCATCCATCATTGGGGCTCCGAAGAGCAAAAAAACCAGTATCTTCCGGGTATGGCGACGGGCGAGATCATTGGTTGTTTCGCATTGACCGAACCCACCGCGGGCTCTGATCCCTCCGCCATGGCAACCTTTGCGCGCCGCGACGGTGACGGCTGGGTCCTCAACGGGGCTAAACGGTGGATTGGGCTTGCCTCGATTGCCCATATCGCTGTGGTGTGGGCCATGACGGATGACGGGGTCCGCGGATTTTTGTTGCCGACCGGCACGCCAGGATTTACCGCTACCCCCATCGAAGAAAAGCTGTCCATGCGGGCTTCGATCCAATGCGATCTCACCTTCGAGGACGTCCACTTACCCAATGACGCGCTGCTTCCCGGGGCCAGGGGATTGCGCGGCCCCTTTTCCTGCTTGAACGAGGCCCGCTACGGGATCATCTGGGGCGCCATGGGTGCTGCTCGTGACAGCTATGAGGCGGCCTTGGCTTACTCGCTGGAAAGGTTGCAGTTCGACAAGCCGCTGGCTGCCTATCAAATTACGCAGCAAAAACTCGTGAATATGTGTCTTGAGATTCAGAAAGGCACTTTGCTGGCTATCCACACCGGGCGCATGAAAGAAGCCGGCACCCTAGAGCCGGTTCAGATTTCTGTGGGCAAACTAAACAACTGTAGGGAAGCCATTCAAATATGTCGTGACGCCCGGGCAATCCTAGGCGGCAACGGCATCACTTTAGAATATTCGCCACTGAGGCATGCCAATAACCTTGAATCTGTCCGAACCTATGAAGGAACCGATGAGGTTCACACCTTGATTTTGGGTAGCCACATCACCGGAATTCCGGCCTTCCGCTAAGGACAACCCATGGATCAGAAAACCATCATCATTACCGGTGCCAGTAGTGGAATTGGTGAAGCTGCTGCCCGCACGCTGGCTCAGACGGGGGACAGAATTGTCATTATTGGACGCTCACCCAAGCGGACACAAGCTGTTGCGGAGGACATTGGTGCCGAACATTTTGTCGCCGATTTCTCCAGTCTCGATCAGGTGCGCGAGTTAGCTATTACACTCAAAAAGAGCTACCCCAGGATTGACTTGTTGGCCAATAATGCCGGAAGTATTATGGGCAGACGCGAGCTGACCCAGGATGGCTACGAGAGCACGTTTCAAGTCAATCATCTGGCCCCGTACCTGCTGACAAGAACGCTTGAGAACGTGCTGCTGGCCAGCAAAGCCAAAGTCATTAGTACTTCCAGTGTTGCCCACAGACTGTTTGGTCAATTGGATTTGAACGACCTTTCATCGACGAAAAAGTACTCCTCCAACCTGGCCTATGGGAACGCCAAACTAGCCAACATCCTTTTTACGAAGGAACTTCACCGCCGCTTCACCGCTGAAGGCCTGAACGCAGCCGCTTTTCATCCAGGCGGGGTGGCCACCAATTTTTCTGCCGGTTCTAAAAGCTATTTGCGTTTCCTCTACGGCAGCGGGTTGCGAACATACATGCTCACCCCCGCACAAGGAGCACACACTCTTGTGTGGCTCGCTTTGGGTGAGCCAGGCATTGACTGGTTTTCCGGCGGTTACTACGCCAGAAGCAGGCCTGCTCGCATCAGCCGGCAAGCCAACGATCCTGACGTGGCCCAGCAGCTCTGGCAACGCAGTGAGGAGATGGTAGAGCCGTGGTTGCCGTGACGTCACGATGGGTGCTTAGCGGAGGTCATGGCGGAACTGAATCCGGAAGGATCTGGCGGGCCCACCGAGCGTGACCGGGTCATATCCTTGGCAGCGCGGGTGGTTGGCTGTCAATGCAGGCTGACTGAGGACGATCAACCCGGTAGCTGCGTTTCTGAACCCGGCTGTGCACTTAGAGGCAAGCCTGTGCACTTGGAGGCAAGCCTGTGCACTCAGAGGCGCCGCCGGCTGAGACCACCCCTGATGGACCTGTGTAGCCTCTAGAGACATCACGCTACTAGGTGCATGATGGAGATAGCTGAATTCAGCAAAGAAGCCAAGCGTAGGCCGCCATCACCCCTGGCCTCGGACTAAGGAGCTGACACGTCATGAGCATGATGGGACTTGTTATTGTCATAGCAGTTATTGTAATTCTCACAGTGATCATGGGTTTGATCGCTACCCACGGCACCTATGAAAAACCAAACCGCTAAGTAGACTCACGCGCCATAGGGGGCTGGCTGCTGCTCGCTGTAGCTACTGCTAAAAGCACGTAGACTTCTTCAGTGTCAAAATTGCATCCCGTTACAGTATCCATCGCCCGCAGTGTCCAGCCCGGCTACCACCGCCAATTCGCCGCATGGGCTCATGCTGGCCAAGAACTAGCCAGAGAATGGCCAGGTTACCTGGGTTCAGGATGGGTACGGACCAGCCCTGAGTCCGATGAATGGCATGTCATGTACCGTTTCTCCAACATTGACACACTCAAGGAGTGGGACCACTCCCACGAGCGTAAATGGTGGATTGACAGTTGCGGTGACCTGATGAAAATGACCCGTGTGGAGCACCGCACAGGCATTGAGGGCTGGTTTGACCAGCCCGGGGACGTCTCGGTCACGGTACCGGAGACAGTGGTGCCCCCGCGCTGGAAGCAGGCAGTAGGGATCTTCCTGCCGTTCTTCCCATTAAGTCTGCTGGCTAATATTTTTTTGCGCCCCCTCACCGAAGATTGGCCCCTAGTGCTCGCTGTGCTGCTGAATGTTTGTGTTTTGACCCCTGTCATGACCTACTTTTTCCTGCCGCTAAGCACAAGATTGCTCCGTCCGTGGCTGCAGGCACCACGGAAAGGCCACAAAGCCAGCTAGCTGGCTACAGCAGCTACCTCCGCGGCGGCATCGTTATCCTCGGGAAAGTCAACCTTGCGCATAAAAGCGGCAATGACAACGATGCCCACAGAAACACAGGCGGCAACTGTGAACGCATTGCTTAAACCACTAACTTGGGCGGCGATCTCATCCTTACCGGCTGCGCCGGCAGCCACTGTACCGGCCGCCATGACACCTACAAGCAGTGCCGTGCCGGCCGCCGCGCCTAGCTGCTGGAGAGTCGATAGCACAGCCGATCCGTGTGAGTGCAGGGAATGTGGCAGGGGGTTCAGCCCGGCCGTAAAGGCAGGGGTAAAGATGAATGCCAGCGCAAGGGACATGAGCAAGTGCAGGCCAATAATCATCAGCAGAGGCGTGTTTTCATCCAGCCTTGTGTAGCTGAATAAAGCAAGCGACAATAGAGCTCCGCCGGGCATCAGCAGGGGGCGTGCACCAACCCTGTCAAACAGCTTTCCAACCCAGGGTGCCAGCAGCCCCATGAGCAGCCCACCAGGCAGGAGCATCAGCCCAGTGGTGAGAACATCGAGCCCTCGGACGTTTTGAAGGTACATGGGCAAGAGAATAATGACACCGAAAAGCGCCACCATTGCCAGGACCATCAGTGCAAGCGCAAGTGTGAATTGTGGGATCAAGAATGGACGCAGATCCAACAGTGCGCTGTCCTTGCGCTGCAATCGTAATTGCAGGAGAACAAACGCTGCCATGAACAGCAATGAAATCACAAGAGAGAGCAAAGCGATCTGTTGCGTCGTATTGTCCTGGGAGCCAATGCCGCTGAGGCCATACACAAGACCGCCGAAGGCTGGGATGGATATCAGTACCGACGGAATAGAGAGTTTGCTACTTGCCCGTTGATTCTCAGTGGTGAGCAGGCGCGCTCCCACGATCAATGCGATCACGGCCACCGGAAGTACCAAAAGGAACATGAACCGCCATGAGAGTGAGTTCAAAATGATGCCGGAGAGAGTGGGGCCGATGGCGGGTGCAACCGAGATCACGATGGAAACATTACCCATAATCGCACCGCGGCGGTGTGATGGAACTAGGTCCAAGATAGTGGTCATGAGCAACGGCAACATGATCGCTGTTCCGGATGCCTGGACCACCCGCGCCAGGAGGAGGACCTCGAAGCCCGGTGCCAGTCCCGCCAGCAGGGTACCCGTGGAAAACAGACCCATCGCCAGGATGAATACGGTACGTATGGAGAGCCGGCTCAGCAGATATCCCGTGGCCGGGATGACAACTGACATGGTAAGCAAAAAGGCCGTGGCCAGCCACTGGATGGTTGAGGATGAGACGTCGAACTGATGCAT
This genomic window from Arthrobacter sp. TMP15 contains:
- a CDS encoding cation transporter — protein: MNSSPAVASKAVLAEAVPTETADTSYALEGLTCGHCVKSVETAVAALSGVDSATVELISGAVSTLSVTGDASRDTVQAAVEKAGYSLTAE
- a CDS encoding pyridoxamine 5'-phosphate oxidase family protein, whose translation is MTDTPAHAHTEELPAHECWDLLRGVSVGRLGLWVEDHPDIFPINFAVDHGTLVFRTAPGTKLSAALGDTAVALEADGVDAISGVAWSVVIKGMCTLISSTEEVLDSFSIMLFPWHSGSKNAFLRITPSSITGRRFTVAAPGEWWTTQAKDPHTSAE
- a CDS encoding Rho termination factor N-terminal domain-containing protein, encoding MPEKENTSIKDPDMYQALRDDGASQQKAARISNAAAKKGRSSVGRKGGKANSYEEWTVEQLRTKAKEINLTGYSRKRKGELIEALRDS
- a CDS encoding PLP-dependent aminotransferase family protein produces the protein MSIDSRATEIASRLHLQADSMQVGDKMPSVRALSKAFGASPVTITAAISSLTGLGVVRAEPGRGTFVAERDKFIEADYAWQSSTLGRSRVDASRADPNRAGRPGVKGTAGHVQLSWGYLAPELQPFDELRTLAARCAKSHRAWTIAPPMGLPELRSAFAAELRASPEDMLIMPGGQQSLVFAMRTLADPGSTLITESPSYPGATIAAQAAGLQLAPVPADSHGIRPDKLAETLERTQGKLIYLQPSYANPTGSILSPERRVEVLALAKKHGAFIIEDDWARHLSLEGSAPLPLFTQDSDGHVVSIATLSKPAAPGLRVGAIAARGPAGERLRTARIADDMCVPALTQEIALGLLASSAWPRHLKRLRAGLRERRDAMMAQVHSSMMGARVEHVPTGGIHLWVKLPAGTDSTALTARAHTAGVLIGDGKQFYVDEPPAAHLRLSYSAASIAQIQEGVRLVATLL
- a CDS encoding mycothione reductase, translating into MPHFDLVIIGTGSGNSIPGPEFDHWNIAIIEDGSFGGTCLNVGCIPTKMFVHPAELADATRHGSLLGIDAQLNSVDWPGIRDRIFGRIDAIEAGGREYREGPECPNITVFAGRGKFTGHKSLRVDLHDGGTTEVTAERFVLAAGSHAVVPQLPGLATVPGSSGPGTAFHTSDTIMRLAQLPASIAILGGGYIAAEFAHVFSSFGVRVTQIARGSRLLKSQDADVSAQFTKEASARYKVLLNTTVHSVENSADGVELQVEDPNGLATVHCELFLVAIGRDPNGANLDVGKTGVDLDDHGRVVVDEFQRTGVEGIYALGDISSHYQLKHVANHEAKVVKHNLANPEKRIRSDHRFVPAAVFSDPQIASVGMTQAHAVKAGIPHAVKVQKYADIAAGWAREDTGHFLKVLADPATGKLLGAQMIGPEAATIIQPLIQAMHFGQTAHEVASKQYWIHPALSELVENALLGLPEPTGL
- the arfB gene encoding alternative ribosome rescue aminoacyl-tRNA hydrolase ArfB, coding for MDLEVLPTLTIPAAELGWRFSRSSGPGGQHVNTSDSRVELFWNVLGSATLDDEQRAQLATHLGPRLNSGVITVAASEQRSQLRNRETALAKLAQIIATGLAPEAPSRRPTKPTRGSKRRHQAAKSQRSATKSLRKRPTGE
- a CDS encoding acyl-CoA dehydrogenase family protein — protein: MSTPATNTELGQRSDVLNLDALFSAQELELRGTVRSFVDERIRPNIARWYDGALFPVELVKEMGSLGLLGMTLKGYGCPGRSAVEYGLAAMELEAGDSGLRTFVSVQGSLAMTAIHHWGSEEQKNQYLPGMATGEIIGCFALTEPTAGSDPSAMATFARRDGDGWVLNGAKRWIGLASIAHIAVVWAMTDDGVRGFLLPTGTPGFTATPIEEKLSMRASIQCDLTFEDVHLPNDALLPGARGLRGPFSCLNEARYGIIWGAMGAARDSYEAALAYSLERLQFDKPLAAYQITQQKLVNMCLEIQKGTLLAIHTGRMKEAGTLEPVQISVGKLNNCREAIQICRDARAILGGNGITLEYSPLRHANNLESVRTYEGTDEVHTLILGSHITGIPAFR
- a CDS encoding SDR family NAD(P)-dependent oxidoreductase; the encoded protein is MDQKTIIITGASSGIGEAAARTLAQTGDRIVIIGRSPKRTQAVAEDIGAEHFVADFSSLDQVRELAITLKKSYPRIDLLANNAGSIMGRRELTQDGYESTFQVNHLAPYLLTRTLENVLLASKAKVISTSSVAHRLFGQLDLNDLSSTKKYSSNLAYGNAKLANILFTKELHRRFTAEGLNAAAFHPGGVATNFSAGSKSYLRFLYGSGLRTYMLTPAQGAHTLVWLALGEPGIDWFSGGYYARSRPARISRQANDPDVAQQLWQRSEEMVEPWLP
- a CDS encoding antibiotic biosynthesis monooxygenase; its protein translation is MSKLHPVTVSIARSVQPGYHRQFAAWAHAGQELAREWPGYLGSGWVRTSPESDEWHVMYRFSNIDTLKEWDHSHERKWWIDSCGDLMKMTRVEHRTGIEGWFDQPGDVSVTVPETVVPPRWKQAVGIFLPFFPLSLLANIFLRPLTEDWPLVLAVLLNVCVLTPVMTYFFLPLSTRLLRPWLQAPRKGHKAS
- a CDS encoding MDR family MFS transporter, whose product is MTIATQKTPERLSSKDRTTIAVLLVSTFVVILNETIMNVALPRLMHQFDVSSSTIQWLATAFLLTMSVVIPATGYLLSRLSIRTVFILAMGLFSTGTLLAGLAPGFEVLLLARVVQASGTAIMLPLLMTTILDLVPSHRRGAIMGNVSIVISVAPAIGPTLSGIILNSLSWRFMFLLVLPVAVIALIVGARLLTTENQRASSKLSIPSVLISIPAFGGLVYGLSGIGSQDNTTQQIALLSLVISLLFMAAFVLLQLRLQRKDSALLDLRPFLIPQFTLALALMVLAMVALFGVIILLPMYLQNVRGLDVLTTGLMLLPGGLLMGLLAPWVGKLFDRVGARPLLMPGGALLSLALFSYTRLDENTPLLMIIGLHLLMSLALAFIFTPAFTAGLNPLPHSLHSHGSAVLSTLQQLGAAAGTALLVGVMAAGTVAAGAAGKDEIAAQVSGLSNAFTVAACVSVGIVVIAAFMRKVDFPEDNDAAAEVAAVAS